A stretch of Blastocatellia bacterium DNA encodes these proteins:
- a CDS encoding molybdopterin-dependent oxidoreductase — protein sequence MAAPTAESLQAIAPLLTRRQFCQALGAGLLVLLFRDVPALQESSGGRRAATPPMPREISAWLHIGEDGLVTVYTGKVEVGQNIRTSLAQVVAEELRVPIERIRLVMGDTDLTPFDMGTFGSRTTPTMAAHLRRVAAATRELLLDLAAEQWQVERATVEITDGQVRHAASGRAQDIGMLTRGQKLARPLPEVVPLTPPEQWKIIGTSVPKVNGRAFVIGEHRYVSDLKLPGMLYGKVLRPPAFGATLVSVDTREAEAMPDVVVIREGDFVGVAAPNTEQAARALAAIRAEWRTTPQPSSREIFEYLKKNEIEARGWEGRSQHVVGSIEEGWRLAEKHFAQTYTVAYIAHAPLEPRAAVAEWKDGRLTVWTGTQRPFGVRSELAQAFGLPEDRVRVIVPDTGSGYGGKHTGEAALEAARLAKAAGRPVKVVWTREEEFTWAYFRPAGVIEVRSGVKADGTITAWEFHNYNSGAAAIRTPYAIPHQRIEFHPTRSPLRQGSYRALAATANHFARETAMDELAHLVGMDPLAFRLKNLTDDRLRAVLQAAADRFRWGKVRPAPDRGVGLAAGFEKGGYVATCVEIAVDRTSGEVKVVRVVTAFECGAILNPDHLKNQIEGALVMGLGGALFEAIEFEGGKILNPRFSRYRVPRFSDLPQIEVVLLDRRDLPSAGAGETPIVGIAPAIGNAIFQATGVRLRSLPLVPRGLPIEARRRQEG from the coding sequence TTGGCGGCACCAACTGCAGAGTCGCTTCAAGCGATCGCTCCACTCCTCACGCGCCGCCAGTTTTGTCAGGCACTGGGGGCCGGGTTGCTCGTCCTTCTGTTCCGAGACGTGCCCGCTCTACAGGAGTCCAGTGGCGGACGTCGCGCTGCGACCCCACCTATGCCTAGGGAGATCAGCGCGTGGCTTCACATCGGCGAGGATGGTTTGGTGACGGTCTATACGGGCAAGGTCGAGGTCGGGCAGAACATCCGAACTTCGCTCGCGCAGGTCGTCGCTGAAGAATTGCGCGTGCCCATCGAACGCATTCGCCTAGTTATGGGGGATACGGACCTGACGCCCTTTGACATGGGGACGTTCGGGAGCCGAACGACACCGACAATGGCTGCGCATTTGCGTCGCGTGGCGGCAGCGACGCGCGAGCTGCTCCTCGATCTAGCTGCCGAACAGTGGCAGGTCGAACGCGCGACAGTGGAGATCACCGATGGTCAGGTCCGGCATGCGGCGAGCGGTCGAGCGCAAGATATCGGGATGCTCACACGCGGCCAGAAACTCGCGCGTCCCCTTCCCGAGGTGGTACCGCTCACGCCGCCCGAACAGTGGAAAATCATCGGGACCTCTGTCCCCAAGGTGAATGGCCGAGCTTTCGTCATCGGCGAACATCGCTATGTCTCGGATTTAAAGCTCCCCGGCATGCTCTACGGGAAGGTCTTGCGGCCACCAGCGTTCGGAGCGACGCTCGTCTCCGTGGACACGCGCGAGGCGGAGGCCATGCCCGATGTCGTCGTCATCCGCGAGGGCGATTTCGTGGGCGTCGCGGCTCCGAACACTGAACAAGCGGCGCGCGCGCTCGCGGCCATTCGCGCGGAGTGGAGGACGACGCCGCAGCCTTCAAGCCGCGAGATCTTCGAGTATCTGAAGAAGAACGAGATCGAGGCGCGGGGATGGGAGGGTCGCTCGCAACATGTGGTTGGCTCGATCGAAGAGGGATGGCGTCTTGCCGAAAAGCATTTTGCGCAAACGTACACGGTCGCCTATATCGCGCACGCGCCGCTGGAACCTCGAGCGGCCGTCGCCGAGTGGAAGGATGGACGTCTGACAGTATGGACGGGGACACAACGCCCCTTTGGCGTGCGGAGCGAACTGGCGCAGGCGTTCGGTCTTCCCGAAGATCGCGTGCGCGTGATCGTGCCCGATACGGGTTCCGGATATGGCGGCAAACACACGGGGGAAGCTGCCCTGGAGGCTGCGCGCTTGGCGAAAGCTGCGGGTCGTCCCGTCAAGGTCGTCTGGACGCGCGAAGAGGAATTCACGTGGGCATACTTCCGCCCAGCTGGTGTGATCGAAGTCCGAAGCGGAGTGAAGGCTGATGGGACGATCACGGCCTGGGAATTCCACAACTACAATTCTGGCGCGGCCGCCATTCGCACGCCCTATGCGATCCCCCATCAACGCATCGAATTCCACCCGACGCGCTCTCCCTTACGTCAAGGCTCCTACCGCGCGCTCGCGGCCACGGCCAATCATTTCGCCCGCGAGACGGCCATGGATGAACTGGCGCACCTAGTGGGGATGGATCCACTGGCATTTCGATTGAAGAACCTCACGGATGATCGCCTGCGCGCCGTGCTCCAAGCCGCAGCGGATCGCTTCAGATGGGGGAAAGTGAGACCAGCCCCTGATCGCGGCGTAGGTCTCGCCGCGGGATTTGAGAAAGGCGGCTACGTGGCCACGTGCGTGGAGATCGCCGTGGACCGCACAAGCGGCGAGGTGAAAGTCGTGCGCGTCGTCACGGCCTTCGAGTGCGGGGCCATTCTCAATCCCGACCATCTCAAGAACCAAATTGAGGGCGCGCTCGTGATGGGGTTGGGCGGCGCCCTGTTTGAGGCCATCGAGTTCGAAGGGGGAAAGATCCTCAATCCGCGCTTCTCGCGGTATCGTGTCCCTCGCTTCAGTGACCTTCCGCAGATCGAAGTCGTGCTTCTGGATCGCCGAGACTTGCCGTCGGCGGGAGCGGGAGAGACGCCGATTGTGGGCATCGCGCCGGCGATCGGGAACGCGATCTTTCAAGCCACGGGCGTGCGTCTTCGATCGCTGCCGCTGGTGCCCCGCGGACTCCCCATCGAAGCCCGACGGCGACAAGAAGGCTGA
- a CDS encoding prolyl oligopeptidase family serine peptidase, which yields MRKLLGTWVVATCALVVGVLAPFASASPRASEKDRPFSIEAVLSAPFPSNLIAAPRGDRVAWVFNAQGRRNIWVADGPDFRARQVTAYAEDDGQELSQLAFSPDASVIVYVRGGSPNREGEVPNPTSDPRGARQLIMAVRIEDGKTWEIAEGSNPQISPRGDLVAFERRGRIFVAPLGGGERERPLFEARGRNGSPVWSPDGTKVAFVSARGDHSFIGVFDLQKRTITWIAPSVDRDRSPVWSPDGRRLAFIRIPGAMADPPRTREWELPFSLYVADVETGEARSVWTSPNATAGFAQTYPAEPLRWAAGDRLVFYSEHEGWMHLYSVPVSGGRETVLTPGEFEVEDSTLSPDGRVIIFNSNQDDIDRRHLWQVNVDGTGLRQLTRGTGIEWSPVITAEQRRILCLSSTARRPAAPALVEERTNTVRLIAPEAIPRDFPEQHLVEPQQVIIKTPDGWTIHCQLFLPRDARPGDRRPAVIFLHGGPIRQMLLGWHPRGYYHRAYGFNQYLASQGYIVLSVNFRSGIGYGRAFRLAPNQGPRGASEYQDVLAAAKYLQRRPEVDPQKIGLWGGSYGGYLTALGLARNSDLFAAGVDLHGVHDWSLRARLREGGGGWGIHGQDLMRLAWESSPVASVRFWTSPVLFIHGDDDRNVDFIETTDLIQRLRAEGKAHVEQLIFPDEVHDFLLHRNWIRAYRAAADFFDRFLKGGQP from the coding sequence ATGCGAAAGCTTCTTGGAACCTGGGTCGTCGCTACTTGTGCGCTCGTCGTCGGAGTGCTTGCGCCTTTCGCTTCGGCCTCTCCACGAGCGTCCGAGAAGGACCGTCCCTTTTCGATCGAAGCGGTCTTGAGCGCGCCTTTCCCATCGAACCTTATCGCTGCGCCTCGTGGGGATCGTGTGGCGTGGGTCTTCAACGCGCAAGGGCGGAGGAACATCTGGGTGGCCGATGGGCCGGACTTCCGGGCGCGACAGGTGACCGCCTATGCGGAGGATGATGGCCAGGAGCTCAGTCAGCTCGCGTTCAGTCCGGACGCATCGGTCATCGTCTATGTGCGCGGCGGTTCGCCCAATCGTGAGGGCGAAGTCCCCAATCCGACGAGCGATCCACGTGGGGCGCGGCAGCTCATCATGGCCGTGCGCATAGAGGACGGGAAGACGTGGGAGATCGCTGAAGGAAGCAATCCACAGATCTCACCGCGGGGCGACCTGGTTGCTTTCGAGCGTCGAGGGCGAATTTTTGTAGCGCCGCTTGGGGGAGGGGAGCGTGAGCGCCCGCTCTTTGAAGCGCGCGGTCGCAACGGATCACCCGTGTGGTCGCCCGATGGGACGAAAGTGGCATTCGTCAGTGCGCGCGGCGATCATAGCTTCATCGGCGTCTTCGACCTGCAAAAGCGGACGATCACGTGGATCGCTCCTTCGGTGGATCGTGATCGCTCGCCGGTCTGGTCACCCGATGGCCGGCGCTTGGCCTTCATTCGGATTCCTGGGGCGATGGCCGATCCACCGCGCACGCGCGAGTGGGAATTGCCGTTCTCTCTCTATGTCGCCGATGTGGAGACCGGCGAAGCGCGTTCTGTGTGGACGTCACCGAATGCGACGGCTGGCTTCGCTCAAACATATCCCGCGGAACCCTTGCGCTGGGCTGCTGGAGATCGCCTCGTCTTCTATTCCGAGCACGAAGGATGGATGCACCTGTATTCGGTCCCTGTCAGCGGCGGGCGAGAGACGGTCTTGACTCCCGGAGAATTCGAGGTCGAGGACTCCACGCTCTCTCCTGACGGGCGCGTGATCATCTTCAACTCGAATCAGGACGACATAGATCGTCGCCATCTCTGGCAAGTGAATGTGGATGGGACGGGGCTTCGCCAGCTCACGCGCGGCACGGGGATCGAATGGAGTCCGGTCATCACCGCCGAGCAGCGGCGTATCCTCTGCCTCTCCTCGACAGCTCGACGACCTGCAGCCCCGGCGCTCGTGGAGGAGCGGACGAACACCGTGCGGCTGATTGCTCCCGAGGCTATCCCGCGCGACTTCCCGGAGCAGCATTTGGTGGAGCCCCAGCAAGTGATCATCAAGACTCCCGATGGATGGACGATCCACTGTCAGCTCTTCCTTCCTCGTGATGCGCGGCCGGGCGACCGACGGCCGGCAGTGATCTTCCTCCACGGTGGGCCGATCCGTCAAATGCTCTTAGGATGGCATCCGCGAGGATATTACCATCGCGCCTATGGCTTCAACCAATACCTGGCCAGTCAGGGGTACATCGTCCTCTCGGTGAATTTCCGCTCGGGCATCGGATATGGACGGGCATTTCGCTTGGCGCCCAATCAGGGGCCGCGTGGAGCTTCAGAGTATCAAGACGTACTCGCGGCGGCGAAATATCTCCAGCGACGTCCCGAGGTGGATCCGCAGAAGATCGGGCTCTGGGGGGGATCTTACGGGGGGTATCTGACGGCGCTGGGTCTGGCGCGAAATTCCGATCTCTTCGCTGCAGGCGTGGACCTGCACGGCGTGCACGATTGGTCACTGCGCGCGCGCCTGCGCGAGGGAGGCGGCGGATGGGGGATTCATGGGCAGGATCTCATGCGGCTCGCGTGGGAGTCTTCGCCCGTGGCGTCAGTCCGATTCTGGACATCCCCGGTCCTCTTTATCCACGGCGATGATGATCGCAACGTGGACTTCATCGAGACGACCGATCTCATCCAACGCCTGCGCGCCGAGGGCAAAGCGCATGTCGAGCAACTCATCTTCCCCGATGAGGTGCACGATTTCCTCTTGCATCGAAATTGGATTCGCGCCTATCGCGCGGCCGCGGATTTCTTCGATCGCTTCTTGAAAGGCGGGCAACCGTGA
- the carB gene encoding carbamoyl-phosphate synthase large subunit has translation MPKRTDIEKILIIGSGPIVIGQACEFDYSGAQACKALRGEGYTVILVNSNPATIMTDPEFAHRTYVEPLTVEVLTKIIERERPDALLPTVGGQTGLNLAVALAEQGVLEAYGVRLIGANLQAIRIAEDRRLFKQAMEEIGLQMPRAGFAYSLEEAWAIAADLEYPIVIRPSFTLGGTGGGIAYNDEEFREIVERGLEASPIHEVLVEESIIGWKEYELEVMRDLADNVVIICPIENFDPMGIHTGDSITVAPAQTLTDREYQRMRDAAIAVIRKVGVETGGSNIQFAVNPRTGELRVIEMNPRVSRSSALASKATGFPIAKIAAKLAVGYTLDEIPNDITRKTWASFEPTIDYVVVKIPRWAFEKFPTADPTLTTQMKSVGEVMAIGRTFKEALLKGIRSLETGRLFRFDHDLPEEELRRRLAIPTPERLNYIRYALDRGWSVEQIHELTKIDPWFLAQLREIGEEQRRLRTMTLTTATRQDLRRAKRMGFSDARLADLWGVSDEAVRQRRLELGVRPVFKRVDTCAAEFESYTPYLYSTYEDEDEAQPTARRKIMILGSGPNRIGQGIEFDYCCCHAAFALREQGYETIMVNCNPETVSTDYDTSDRLYFEPLTFEDVMNIYELERPDGVIVQFGGQTPLNLAMKLWRAGVRIIGTSPESIDLAEDRERFGALLRELGIPQPENGTATSIEEAKRVAARIGYPVLVRPSYVLGGRAMVIVYDERALERYMREAVEASPAHPVLIDRFLEDAFEVDVDALADGSRCVIAGIQEHIEEAGIHSGDSSCVLPPYMIPAEQLDVIRRYTRRLAEALGVVGLMNVQYAIKDGIVYVLEVNPRASRTVPFVSKATGVPLAKIAALLMVGHMLDEFDLPDELKVDRFYVKTPVFPFARFPGVDPVLGPEMRSTGEVMGAASTFGSAFLKAQYGAGTHLPRQGTAFISVNDNDKANVIPIARRLCDLGFELIATRGTREALQRAGLPARFVYKVNEGRPNVVDLIKSRHIHLIINTPLGRASFYDERSIRRAAVQYRVPCITTLTGARAAVEAIEALQKEQLEIGCLQEYHEYLRRLNHRAASP, from the coding sequence ATGCCGAAGCGGACGGACATCGAGAAGATTTTGATCATCGGATCAGGCCCGATCGTCATCGGGCAGGCGTGCGAATTCGATTACTCGGGGGCGCAGGCCTGCAAGGCGTTGCGTGGTGAGGGATACACGGTCATCCTCGTGAACTCCAATCCCGCGACGATCATGACCGATCCGGAATTTGCCCATCGCACCTACGTCGAACCCCTGACGGTCGAGGTCCTCACCAAGATCATCGAACGGGAGCGTCCCGATGCGTTGTTGCCGACCGTTGGAGGGCAGACGGGATTGAATCTTGCGGTCGCGTTGGCCGAGCAGGGCGTTTTAGAGGCCTACGGCGTGCGGTTGATCGGGGCGAATTTGCAGGCGATTCGTATTGCCGAAGATCGCCGGCTCTTCAAGCAGGCGATGGAAGAGATCGGGTTGCAAATGCCGCGCGCCGGATTCGCGTATTCCCTGGAAGAAGCGTGGGCGATCGCGGCGGACCTGGAATATCCAATCGTTATTCGTCCGAGCTTCACGCTCGGGGGGACGGGAGGAGGGATCGCCTACAACGATGAAGAGTTCCGAGAGATCGTCGAGCGGGGCCTGGAGGCCTCGCCCATTCATGAGGTCCTCGTGGAGGAGTCCATCATCGGATGGAAAGAGTACGAGCTGGAGGTCATGCGCGATCTCGCCGACAACGTCGTCATCATCTGTCCGATCGAGAACTTCGATCCGATGGGGATTCACACGGGGGACTCCATCACGGTGGCTCCGGCGCAAACGCTCACCGATCGCGAATATCAGCGCATGCGGGATGCTGCCATCGCTGTGATCCGCAAGGTCGGAGTGGAGACGGGCGGCTCGAATATTCAGTTCGCTGTCAATCCCCGTACCGGCGAGCTGCGCGTCATCGAGATGAATCCGCGCGTCTCGCGCTCCTCGGCGCTTGCTTCGAAAGCGACGGGATTTCCGATCGCGAAGATCGCCGCCAAACTCGCTGTGGGGTATACGCTCGATGAGATCCCCAACGACATCACGCGCAAGACGTGGGCGAGCTTCGAGCCGACGATTGATTACGTCGTCGTGAAGATCCCTCGCTGGGCCTTCGAGAAGTTCCCGACGGCTGATCCGACGCTCACCACGCAGATGAAGTCGGTCGGAGAGGTCATGGCCATTGGACGAACGTTCAAGGAGGCATTGCTGAAAGGGATTCGATCGCTGGAGACGGGACGTCTCTTCCGCTTCGATCACGACCTGCCGGAGGAAGAGCTGCGGCGGCGCCTGGCGATCCCCACGCCCGAGCGCCTCAATTATATCCGCTACGCCTTGGATCGAGGATGGAGCGTCGAGCAGATTCACGAATTGACGAAGATCGATCCATGGTTTCTGGCGCAGCTGCGCGAGATCGGGGAGGAGCAGCGGCGCTTGCGGACGATGACGCTGACGACGGCGACGCGCCAAGACTTGCGTCGGGCCAAACGGATGGGATTCTCGGATGCGCGGTTGGCCGATCTGTGGGGAGTGAGCGACGAAGCCGTGCGGCAGCGACGTCTGGAACTCGGCGTGCGTCCGGTCTTCAAGCGCGTGGACACATGCGCGGCGGAATTCGAGTCCTACACGCCGTATCTCTACTCGACCTACGAGGACGAGGACGAAGCTCAGCCGACCGCTCGGCGCAAGATCATGATCCTGGGAAGCGGCCCCAATCGCATCGGGCAGGGAATCGAATTCGACTACTGCTGCTGTCACGCCGCCTTCGCCCTTCGCGAGCAGGGGTACGAGACGATCATGGTCAACTGCAATCCCGAGACGGTCTCGACCGATTACGACACGTCCGATCGGTTGTATTTCGAGCCGCTCACATTCGAGGACGTGATGAACATCTACGAGCTGGAGCGGCCCGATGGGGTCATCGTCCAGTTCGGCGGGCAAACGCCGCTCAATCTCGCGATGAAGCTGTGGCGAGCGGGCGTCCGCATCATCGGCACGTCGCCCGAATCCATTGATCTGGCCGAGGATCGGGAGCGATTCGGCGCGCTTCTCCGCGAGCTGGGCATCCCACAACCCGAGAATGGGACGGCCACGAGCATCGAAGAAGCCAAACGCGTGGCTGCGCGCATCGGGTATCCCGTCTTGGTCCGACCGAGCTATGTCCTCGGCGGTCGCGCCATGGTGATCGTCTACGACGAGCGCGCTCTGGAGCGATACATGCGGGAAGCCGTCGAAGCCTCGCCCGCGCATCCCGTCCTGATCGATCGCTTCCTGGAAGACGCGTTCGAGGTGGATGTGGATGCGCTCGCCGATGGATCCCGATGTGTGATCGCGGGCATTCAGGAGCACATCGAGGAAGCGGGGATTCATTCGGGCGACAGCTCGTGCGTGCTCCCGCCGTACATGATCCCCGCCGAGCAACTGGATGTGATTCGCCGCTACACGCGGCGATTGGCTGAAGCCTTGGGCGTCGTCGGCTTGATGAACGTCCAATATGCGATCAAAGACGGGATCGTGTACGTGCTCGAAGTGAACCCGCGCGCGTCACGCACTGTGCCGTTTGTGAGCAAGGCGACGGGCGTTCCGCTGGCGAAGATCGCGGCCTTGCTCATGGTCGGACATATGCTGGATGAGTTCGATCTGCCCGACGAGCTGAAGGTGGATCGGTTTTACGTGAAGACGCCAGTCTTCCCGTTCGCGCGCTTTCCGGGCGTGGATCCCGTACTGGGGCCGGAGATGCGCTCGACTGGAGAAGTCATGGGCGCAGCCTCGACCTTCGGCAGCGCTTTCCTCAAGGCGCAGTATGGGGCCGGAACCCATCTGCCGCGCCAAGGCACGGCCTTCATCAGCGTCAATGACAACGATAAGGCGAACGTGATTCCCATCGCGCGGCGCCTTTGCGACTTGGGATTTGAGCTGATTGCCACGCGCGGCACGCGCGAGGCGTTGCAGCGCGCTGGCCTGCCGGCGCGATTCGTCTACAAGGTCAACGAAGGACGTCCGAACGTCGTTGACCTCATCAAGAGCCGTCACATCCATCTCATCATCAACACACCGCTTGGGCGAGCGTCGTTCTACGATGAGCGTTCGATCCGCCGCGCTGCCGTCCAGTATCGCGTCCCGTGCATCACGACGCTCACGGGAGCTCGCGCGGCCGTCGAGGCCATCGAGGCCTTGCAGAAGGAGCAGCTGGAGATCGGATGCCTGCAGGAATATCACGAGTATCTTCGCCGGCTCAATCATCGCGCCGCATCGCCGTAG
- a CDS encoding dienelactone hydrolase family protein, whose protein sequence is MMKERWIALLVFFATLSFGSTRPSAQEWARRRLETSPRHQEWVTITYGQRTVHAFVVYPEAKTKTPAVIVIHENRGLTDWVRSVADQLAEAGVIAIAPDLLSGMAPNGGRTSDFPSEDAAREAISKLPPEQVMADLDAIADYAARLPASNGKVAVAGFCWGGSQAFRFATHRQNLAAAFVFYGTGPRDSESLARIRCPVYGFYGGNDARVTATVPETADVMKRLGKTFEPITYDGAGHGFMRTGEEPNPTDANRKAREQAWARWKELLKKL, encoded by the coding sequence ATGATGAAGGAACGATGGATCGCCTTGCTCGTGTTCTTCGCGACCTTGAGTTTCGGGAGTACGCGTCCCTCAGCTCAAGAGTGGGCGCGGCGACGATTGGAGACGTCACCGCGCCACCAAGAGTGGGTCACCATCACATATGGCCAGCGAACGGTCCATGCCTTCGTGGTCTATCCCGAAGCCAAAACCAAGACGCCGGCGGTCATCGTGATCCATGAAAATCGTGGGCTCACCGATTGGGTGCGGAGCGTGGCCGATCAGTTGGCTGAAGCTGGTGTTATTGCCATCGCTCCCGACCTGCTCTCTGGGATGGCGCCCAACGGAGGACGGACGAGCGACTTTCCATCGGAAGACGCGGCGCGCGAGGCGATTTCGAAATTGCCGCCGGAGCAGGTCATGGCCGATCTGGATGCCATCGCTGACTACGCTGCGCGATTGCCTGCCAGCAATGGGAAAGTCGCCGTCGCTGGATTTTGCTGGGGGGGAAGTCAAGCCTTCCGGTTCGCCACCCATCGCCAGAATCTGGCCGCAGCCTTCGTCTTCTACGGTACGGGACCACGGGATTCGGAGAGTCTGGCGCGCATCCGCTGTCCCGTCTACGGGTTCTACGGCGGCAATGATGCCCGCGTGACGGCGACCGTACCGGAGACTGCCGACGTGATGAAACGTTTGGGCAAGACCTTCGAGCCCATCACGTACGATGGCGCCGGACACGGCTTCATGCGTACGGGAGAGGAACCGAATCCCACCGATGCCAATCGAAAGGCGCGCGAGCAAGCGTGGGCGCGATGGAAGGAATTGTTGAAAAAGCTGTGA
- a CDS encoding glutaredoxin family protein, whose protein sequence is MEEKKNIVLIFGKDTUPYTMAAREDYGQRGYEVRYFNVQKDESAFQQMLQYSGGKRSVPVIVEGERVTIGFGGT, encoded by the coding sequence ATGGAGGAAAAGAAGAACATCGTGCTCATCTTCGGGAAAGACACCTGACCGTACACGATGGCCGCCCGTGAGGATTACGGCCAGCGAGGATATGAGGTCCGATATTTCAACGTGCAAAAGGACGAATCGGCGTTTCAGCAAATGCTCCAGTACTCCGGGGGAAAGCGCAGTGTGCCAGTGATCGTAGAAGGGGAGCGCGTGACGATCGGGTTCGGCGGCACTTGA
- a CDS encoding (2Fe-2S)-binding protein → MREVIELHINGVRHRLDVEPNRSLLSVLREDLDLTGTKYGCGEGQCGACTVLVEGRAVRSCITPVHLVARRPITTIEGLAQGGRLHPLQEAFLEVGALQCGYCTPGMIMSGVALLTANPNPSEAEIIHFMNGNICRCGTYGRIIHAIQRAAQKMRKEGRQ, encoded by the coding sequence ATGCGCGAGGTCATCGAGCTTCACATCAATGGCGTTCGCCATCGCCTGGACGTAGAGCCGAATCGCAGCCTGCTCAGCGTGCTGCGCGAAGACCTGGATCTCACGGGCACGAAATATGGCTGCGGCGAAGGACAATGTGGCGCGTGCACGGTCCTCGTCGAGGGGCGAGCGGTGCGTTCTTGCATCACGCCGGTGCATCTGGTCGCCCGTCGTCCGATCACGACGATTGAAGGCCTGGCGCAAGGAGGACGCCTGCATCCGCTTCAAGAAGCGTTCCTCGAAGTCGGCGCATTGCAATGTGGCTATTGCACACCGGGCATGATCATGTCCGGCGTGGCGCTATTGACCGCGAACCCCAATCCGAGCGAGGCCGAGATCATTCACTTCATGAATGGCAACATCTGCCGATGCGGGACCTATGGGCGCATCATCCACGCCATCCAAAGAGCTGCTCAAAAGATGCGAAAGGAGGGTCGGCAATGA